The following coding sequences lie in one Microvirga sp. 17 mud 1-3 genomic window:
- a CDS encoding ligase-associated DNA damage response DEXH box helicase, whose protein sequence is MAKPSATILPKIFRDWFRSRGWTPRAHQLELVAKAEAGRSVLLVAPTGAGKTLAGFLPSLVELSERGAGKKEKRGLHTLYVSPLKALATDVARNLEIPVQEMGLPIRIETRTGDTPAHKRARQIERPPDILLTTPEQLALLLAHREARELFKDLRRVVLDELHSLVTSKRGDLLSLDLARLFALAPEVTAVGLSATVREPDELRKYLMPQGSPSPGGGGSTDRSGWGGNANVGEVEDPTPSRAPELGCSRVRLSMRKSETSDLRGATSPLKGKVKGGDLADLVVVEGGARPDIRMLDLDERLPLAGHTAALSMPAIYDLIRRHKTTLVFVNTRMQAEYTFQELWNLNDDGLAIALHHGSLDVSQRRRVEEAMIAGKLRAVVCTATLDLGIDWGDVDLVVNVGAPKGASRIMQRIGRSNHRMDEPSQAYLVPANRFEILECRAALDAVHEAAQDTPDARTGALDVLCQHILGMACADPFRPEELYEEIRSAAPYAGLSWEDFEACVAFVATGGYALRAYERFAKIVKGKDGFWRVRDARVAQQYRMNVGTIVESTMIKVRLGRTSRTRPGTVVPRGRILGEIEEYFAETLTPGDTFLFAGEVLRFEGIGEDAVLVTRASAGTDPKIPSYEGGKFPLSTFLAARVREILADPFEWDRLPAQLTEFLLQQRRRSIVPGPRDLLVETFPRGGRFYMTCFPFEGRLAHQTLGMLLTRRLERARLKPLGFVANDYGLAVWGNGDIAARVGREPGFLDELFSEDMLGDDLEDWLAEAALMKRTFRHCAVIAGLIERRFPGQEKTQRQVTISTDLVYDVLRKHEPDHVLLRAARADAATGLLDVRRLGMMLSRIRGRIIHKPLDRVSPLSVSVMLEIGRERVYSDDADEILAEAEAALLDEALA, encoded by the coding sequence ATGGCGAAACCCTCGGCGACGATTCTCCCCAAGATCTTCCGTGACTGGTTCAGGTCCCGTGGCTGGACGCCCCGGGCGCATCAGCTCGAACTGGTCGCCAAGGCGGAGGCGGGGCGCTCCGTCCTGCTCGTGGCGCCTACGGGAGCGGGCAAGACCCTGGCGGGCTTCCTGCCGAGCCTCGTGGAGCTTTCGGAGCGCGGCGCCGGCAAGAAGGAGAAGCGCGGGCTTCATACCCTCTATGTCTCGCCCCTGAAGGCCCTGGCGACGGACGTCGCCCGCAATCTCGAGATCCCCGTGCAGGAAATGGGTCTGCCGATCCGCATCGAGACCCGCACGGGCGATACGCCCGCCCACAAGCGCGCCCGGCAGATCGAGCGGCCGCCCGACATTCTGCTCACCACACCCGAGCAGCTCGCGCTCCTCCTCGCCCATCGCGAGGCGCGGGAGCTGTTCAAGGACCTGCGGCGGGTCGTCCTCGACGAGCTGCATTCCCTGGTCACGTCGAAGCGCGGAGACCTGCTCTCGCTGGATCTTGCGCGCCTGTTCGCCCTCGCGCCCGAGGTGACGGCCGTGGGACTGTCCGCCACCGTGCGCGAGCCGGACGAGCTGCGGAAATACCTGATGCCGCAGGGATCACCCTCCCCTGGAGGGGGAGGGTCGACCGACAGGTCGGGGTGGGGTGGTAACGCCAACGTCGGAGAGGTTGAGGATCCCACCCCCTCCCGCGCCCCCGAACTCGGGTGTTCCCGAGTTCGGCTTTCCATGCGCAAGTCGGAAACATCCGACTTGCGTGGCGCAACCTCCCCCCTCAAGGGGAAGGTGAAGGGAGGTGACCTCGCGGACCTCGTCGTGGTGGAGGGCGGCGCCCGGCCGGACATCCGCATGCTCGATCTCGACGAGCGCCTGCCGCTTGCCGGCCACACCGCGGCCTTGTCGATGCCGGCGATCTACGACCTGATCCGACGGCACAAGACGACGCTCGTCTTCGTCAACACCCGCATGCAGGCGGAATACACCTTCCAGGAGCTCTGGAACCTCAACGACGACGGGCTCGCGATCGCGCTCCATCACGGTTCTCTCGACGTGTCGCAACGCCGGCGTGTCGAGGAAGCGATGATCGCCGGAAAGCTGCGCGCCGTGGTCTGCACCGCGACCCTCGATCTCGGCATCGACTGGGGCGACGTGGACCTCGTGGTGAATGTGGGCGCGCCCAAGGGCGCGTCCCGCATCATGCAGCGCATCGGACGCTCGAACCACCGCATGGACGAGCCGTCCCAGGCCTATCTGGTGCCGGCGAACCGCTTCGAGATCCTGGAATGCCGGGCCGCCCTCGACGCCGTGCACGAGGCCGCGCAGGACACGCCGGATGCGCGGACCGGCGCCCTCGACGTGCTCTGCCAGCACATCCTCGGCATGGCCTGCGCGGACCCCTTCCGCCCGGAGGAGCTCTACGAGGAAATCCGCTCGGCCGCGCCCTATGCCGGTCTGTCGTGGGAGGATTTCGAGGCCTGCGTCGCCTTCGTGGCGACGGGCGGCTACGCCCTTCGGGCCTATGAACGCTTCGCCAAGATCGTGAAGGGCAAGGACGGGTTCTGGCGCGTGCGCGATGCCCGCGTGGCGCAGCAATACCGGATGAATGTGGGCACCATCGTGGAATCCACCATGATCAAGGTGCGTCTCGGCCGGACGAGCCGCACGCGGCCGGGCACGGTGGTGCCGCGCGGCAGGATCCTGGGCGAGATCGAGGAATATTTCGCCGAGACCCTGACGCCCGGCGACACCTTCCTGTTCGCAGGCGAGGTCCTGCGCTTCGAAGGCATTGGCGAGGACGCGGTCCTGGTCACGCGGGCGAGCGCCGGGACGGACCCCAAGATTCCCTCCTACGAGGGCGGCAAGTTTCCGCTCTCGACGTTCCTGGCGGCGCGGGTGCGGGAGATCCTGGCCGATCCCTTCGAGTGGGACCGGCTGCCCGCGCAGCTCACCGAATTTCTCCTGCAGCAGCGCCGCCGCTCCATCGTGCCGGGCCCGCGCGACCTCCTGGTCGAGACCTTTCCGCGGGGCGGGCGGTTCTACATGACCTGTTTCCCATTCGAGGGCCGCCTCGCGCACCAGACCTTGGGCATGCTCCTCACCCGGCGCCTGGAGCGGGCGCGCCTGAAACCCCTGGGCTTCGTGGCGAACGATTACGGCCTCGCGGTCTGGGGCAACGGCGACATCGCCGCGCGGGTCGGGCGCGAGCCCGGTTTTCTCGACGAGCTGTTCTCGGAGGACATGCTGGGCGACGACCTGGAGGATTGGCTGGCCGAGGCGGCACTGATGAAGCGCACCTTCCGCCATTGCGCAGTGATCGCCGGGCTCATCGAGCGCCGCTTTCCGGGCCAGGAGAAGACTCAGCGTCAGGTGACGATCTCGACAGACCTCGTCTACGACGTGCTGCGCAAGCACGAGCCCGACCACGTGCTCCTGCGCGCCGCCCGGGCCGATGCGGCAACAGGACTCCTCGACGTGAGGCGCCTCGGCATGATGCTTTCGCGCATCCGGGGGCGAATCATCCACAAACCGCTCGACCGGGTTTCTCCCTTAAGCGTGTCCGTCATGCTGGAGATCGGCCGCGAGCGCGTCTATAGCGACGATGCGGACGAGATTCTGGCCGAGGCGGAAGCAGCGCTTCTCGACGAGGCTTTGGCGTGA
- a CDS encoding ligase-associated DNA damage response exonuclease: MALRSTDILTQTPQGLFCPLGDFHIDPVRPVKRALITHGHSDHARSGHRAVLATRETLRIMAVRYGEDFAGTTQEAPLGEDIRLGDVTVRFTPAGHVLGSAQITLESGGTRIVVSGDYKRAEDPTCLPYELVPCDVFITEATFGLPVFRHPDTRGEVRKLLDSVHLFPERAHIVGAYALGKAQRIMALLREEGYDRPIYLHGAMERLTELYKSEGIPLGETPKVVAAERSRLAGAVVLCPPSSVQDLWSRRFPDPVTCFASGWMRVRARARQKGVELPLVISDHSDWDDLCRTILETGAGEVWVTHGQEDALVHWCTMQGIRARPLHMLGYGDEGEAEETPHPPVEEKSPGGAP; encoded by the coding sequence ATGGCGCTGCGCTCCACCGACATCCTCACCCAGACCCCGCAGGGGCTCTTCTGCCCCCTCGGCGACTTCCACATCGACCCGGTCAGGCCCGTGAAGCGGGCCCTGATCACCCACGGGCATTCGGACCATGCCCGCTCCGGCCACCGGGCGGTGCTCGCCACCCGGGAGACCCTGCGGATCATGGCCGTTCGCTACGGGGAGGATTTCGCCGGCACGACCCAGGAGGCCCCCCTCGGGGAGGATATCCGCCTCGGGGACGTGACCGTGCGCTTCACGCCCGCCGGTCATGTGCTCGGCTCGGCGCAGATCACCCTGGAGTCAGGCGGCACACGCATCGTCGTCTCGGGGGACTACAAGCGGGCCGAGGACCCCACCTGCCTGCCTTACGAACTCGTGCCCTGCGACGTCTTCATCACCGAGGCGACCTTCGGCCTGCCGGTCTTCCGCCACCCGGACACGCGGGGCGAGGTGCGCAAGCTCCTCGATTCCGTCCATCTCTTTCCCGAGCGCGCCCATATCGTCGGCGCCTATGCGCTCGGCAAGGCGCAGCGGATCATGGCCCTCCTGCGGGAGGAGGGCTACGACAGGCCGATCTACCTGCACGGCGCCATGGAGCGCCTGACGGAGCTCTATAAGAGCGAGGGCATTCCCCTGGGCGAGACGCCGAAGGTCGTGGCCGCGGAGCGCTCCCGGCTCGCAGGCGCCGTCGTGCTCTGCCCGCCCTCCTCGGTCCAGGACCTCTGGTCGCGCCGGTTTCCGGACCCGGTCACCTGCTTCGCATCCGGCTGGATGCGGGTGCGCGCCCGTGCCCGGCAGAAGGGCGTCGAGCTGCCCCTCGTCATCTCGGACCATTCCGACTGGGACGATCTCTGCCGCACCATTCTCGAGACCGGCGCCGGAGAGGTTTGGGTGACGCATGGGCAGGAGGATGCCCTCGTCCATTGGTGCACCATGCAGGGCATCCGGGCACGGCCCCTCCACATGCTGGGCTACGGCGACGAGGGCGAGGCGGAGGAGACGCCCCATCCTCCCGTCGAGGAGAAGAGCCCGGGAGGCGCCCCATGA
- a CDS encoding aminoglycoside phosphotransferase family protein, translated as MKPGPDSGLSPFGPSLALWGLVPDGAPIATPSSDLLPVRRDGEPAMLKIPRDEEERFGGLLMVWWDGDGAARVLAHDENALLLERATGPLSLAGMVRAGCDDEASRIICRVASRLHAPRPKPLPDLIPLERWFRQLGPMAARQGGILAEADAAARHLLATQRDIVPLHGDIHHGNILDFGDRGWLAIDPKRLVGERTFDFVNVLRNPEGDAAFALAHLGRRSAILAEAAGLDRTRLLQWLLAFAGLSAAWYLDDGMEPTLDLAIAERAAAELSRS; from the coding sequence ATGAAGCCCGGTCCGGATTCCGGACTTTCGCCGTTCGGCCCCTCTCTCGCCCTTTGGGGGCTCGTGCCCGACGGCGCGCCCATCGCCACGCCGAGCAGCGATCTCCTGCCGGTCCGCCGGGACGGCGAGCCCGCCATGCTCAAGATCCCCCGAGACGAGGAAGAGCGCTTCGGCGGTCTTCTGATGGTGTGGTGGGATGGTGACGGGGCGGCACGCGTTCTCGCCCACGACGAAAATGCCCTTCTCCTCGAGCGCGCGACGGGGCCTCTCTCGCTCGCCGGGATGGTCCGGGCAGGCTGCGACGACGAGGCGAGCCGCATCATCTGCCGGGTCGCATCGAGGCTGCACGCCCCGCGCCCGAAGCCCCTGCCCGACCTGATCCCCCTGGAGCGCTGGTTTCGCCAGCTCGGCCCCATGGCGGCACGGCAGGGCGGCATCCTCGCCGAGGCCGATGCGGCGGCGCGCCACCTGCTCGCCACGCAGCGCGACATCGTTCCCCTGCACGGGGACATCCACCACGGCAACATCCTGGATTTCGGGGATCGGGGCTGGCTCGCCATCGACCCGAAGCGCCTCGTCGGGGAGCGAACCTTCGATTTCGTCAACGTCCTGCGCAATCCCGAGGGCGATGCGGCTTTCGCGCTCGCTCACCTCGGCCGGCGGTCCGCGATCCTGGCCGAGGCCGCGGGCCTGGACCGGACGCGGCTTCTCCAGTGGCTCCTGGCCTTCGCGGGCCTCTCGGCCGCCTGGTATCTGGACGACGGCATGGAGCCGACGCTCGACCTCGCCATCGCGGAGCGCGCGGCGGCGGAGCTTTCGCGGTCCTGA
- a CDS encoding SDR family oxidoreductase, which translates to MPQNAQFQNAVAIVTGGTQGLGETIARTLAERGAAGLVICGRNAEKGAAVAKDLSAKGCRTEFVQADLADVEQARAVAARAAEAFGRVDVLVNAAGMTDRGTIFDTSPELFDRMFAVNVRAPFFLMQEAAKIMRREKIEGAMVNILSMSAHGGQPFISAYCGSKGALATLTKNAAFSLMPWRIRVNGLNIGWMNTPGEDRIMRTYHGAQDGWLEQAVKDQPFGRLLDPAEVARSVAFLASRESGLMTGAIIDFDQSVVGCYEAAPHPSTPAA; encoded by the coding sequence ATGCCGCAGAATGCCCAGTTCCAGAACGCCGTCGCCATCGTTACCGGAGGCACCCAGGGCCTCGGGGAAACCATCGCCCGTACCCTCGCCGAGCGCGGGGCTGCGGGTCTCGTGATCTGCGGCCGCAATGCCGAGAAGGGAGCGGCCGTCGCAAAGGACCTGTCGGCGAAAGGCTGCCGCACGGAATTCGTCCAGGCCGACCTCGCCGATGTGGAGCAGGCCCGCGCGGTCGCGGCCCGGGCCGCCGAGGCCTTCGGCCGGGTGGACGTGCTGGTGAATGCGGCCGGCATGACGGATCGCGGCACCATCTTCGACACGAGCCCGGAACTCTTCGACCGCATGTTCGCCGTGAACGTGCGCGCGCCGTTCTTCCTCATGCAGGAGGCCGCCAAGATCATGCGGCGGGAGAAGATCGAGGGCGCCATGGTCAACATCCTGTCCATGTCGGCCCATGGGGGCCAGCCCTTCATCTCGGCCTATTGCGGCTCCAAGGGCGCGCTCGCGACCCTGACCAAGAACGCGGCCTTCAGCCTGATGCCCTGGCGCATCCGCGTGAACGGGCTGAACATCGGCTGGATGAACACCCCTGGCGAGGACCGGATCATGCGCACCTATCACGGCGCCCAGGACGGCTGGCTGGAACAGGCCGTGAAGGATCAGCCCTTCGGCCGCCTGCTCGACCCGGCGGAGGTCGCGCGCTCCGTGGCTTTCCTGGCGAGCCGGGAATCGGGCCTCATGACCGGGGCCATCATCGATTTCGACCAGTCGGTGGTCGGCTGCTACGAGGCCGCTCCGCACCCCTCCACGCCCGCAGCCTGA
- a CDS encoding cisplatin damage response ATP-dependent DNA ligase has protein sequence MNRFAALLDRLAYEPRRNAKLRLLVDYFRHTPDPDRGYALAALTNSLMFKEAKPGLIRGLVEERTDPVLFRMSYHYVGDLAETTALIWPGPADQLPAAPGPGHNNPPLHVPTISEVVETLATTGKSELPARVAGWLDALDETGRWALLKLITRELRVGVSARLAKSAVAQLGGVEADEVELIWHGLEAPYEDLFAWVEGRAAKPESSNPAPFRPPMLSHPLEEEDMAKLDPGEFLGEWKWDGIRLQAVAGRDGEGRLVRRIYSRTGEDVSGAFPDLVEALAFEGAIDGELLIVREGRVQSFNVLQQRLNRKAVTPKLMAEFPAHLRVYDILTEGDEDLRHLPFAERRQRLEAFVARLDDPRIELSPLVEFSSWETLADARSDPASVGAGPDADAIEGCMVKRADSPYLPGRPKGYWYKWKRDPYLVDAVMMYGQRGHGKRSSYYSDYTFGVWRDGPGGEELVPVGKAYHGFTDEELLQLDRFVRNHTVNRFGPVREVEYGRDRGLVLEVAFEGLQRSTRHKSGVAMRFPRINRIRWDKPAAEADRLETLERILERGEKEIHPLEEPKGLGRETEDQEP, from the coding sequence ATGAACCGGTTCGCGGCCCTTCTCGACCGGCTGGCCTACGAGCCGCGCCGCAACGCCAAGCTGCGGCTGCTGGTGGATTACTTCCGCCACACGCCCGATCCCGACCGGGGCTATGCCCTGGCGGCCCTCACCAATTCGCTGATGTTCAAGGAGGCCAAGCCTGGCCTGATCCGCGGCCTCGTGGAGGAGCGCACCGACCCGGTCCTGTTCCGCATGTCCTATCACTATGTGGGCGACCTGGCCGAGACGACGGCGCTGATCTGGCCGGGGCCGGCCGATCAGCTCCCCGCCGCGCCCGGCCCCGGTCACAACAACCCGCCCCTTCATGTCCCGACGATCTCGGAGGTCGTCGAGACGCTCGCGACCACGGGCAAGAGCGAGCTGCCGGCCCGGGTCGCCGGCTGGCTCGACGCCCTCGACGAGACCGGGCGCTGGGCGCTCCTCAAGCTCATCACCCGGGAGCTGCGCGTGGGCGTGTCGGCGCGCCTCGCCAAGTCGGCCGTGGCCCAGCTCGGTGGGGTCGAGGCCGATGAGGTGGAGCTGATCTGGCACGGGCTGGAGGCTCCCTACGAGGACCTGTTCGCCTGGGTCGAGGGGCGTGCCGCGAAGCCCGAGAGCAGCAACCCCGCCCCCTTCCGCCCGCCGATGCTGTCGCATCCGCTGGAAGAGGAGGACATGGCGAAGCTCGATCCTGGCGAGTTCCTGGGCGAATGGAAATGGGATGGCATCCGCCTCCAGGCGGTCGCAGGCCGCGACGGCGAGGGCCGCCTCGTCCGGCGCATCTATTCGCGAACCGGGGAGGACGTGTCGGGAGCCTTCCCGGACTTGGTGGAGGCCCTCGCGTTCGAGGGCGCCATCGACGGGGAGCTCCTCATTGTCCGCGAGGGCCGGGTGCAGAGCTTCAACGTGCTTCAGCAGCGCCTCAACCGGAAGGCTGTGACGCCCAAGCTCATGGCCGAATTCCCGGCTCATCTGCGGGTCTACGACATCCTCACCGAAGGGGACGAGGACCTGCGCCACCTGCCCTTCGCGGAGCGGCGCCAGCGCCTCGAAGCCTTCGTGGCCCGCCTGGACGATCCTCGCATCGAACTCTCGCCCCTGGTGGAATTCTCGTCCTGGGAGACCCTCGCGGATGCCCGGTCCGATCCGGCTTCCGTTGGGGCGGGCCCCGATGCAGACGCCATTGAGGGCTGCATGGTGAAGCGGGCCGACAGCCCCTATCTGCCGGGACGCCCCAAAGGCTACTGGTACAAGTGGAAGCGCGACCCCTATCTTGTCGACGCCGTGATGATGTACGGCCAGCGCGGGCACGGGAAGCGCTCGTCCTACTACTCGGACTACACGTTCGGCGTCTGGCGCGACGGGCCGGGCGGCGAGGAGCTGGTGCCCGTCGGCAAGGCCTATCACGGCTTCACGGACGAGGAGCTCCTGCAGCTCGACCGCTTTGTCCGCAACCACACGGTCAACCGCTTCGGCCCCGTGCGGGAGGTAGAATACGGCCGGGATCGCGGCCTCGTGCTGGAGGTGGCCTTCGAGGGGCTGCAACGCTCGACCCGGCACAAATCCGGCGTCGCCATGCGTTTTCCCCGGATCAACCGCATCCGCTGGGACAAACCGGCCGCCGAGGCGGACCGCCTCGAGACCCTGGAAAGGATCCTCGAACGGGGCGAAAAGGAGATCCACCCGCTCGAGGAGCCGAAGGGCCTCGGCCGGGAAACGGAGGATCAGGAGCCATGA
- the pdeM gene encoding ligase-associated DNA damage response endonuclease PdeM, whose protein sequence is MAAVLDLTGALYLPDEDALLVADLHFEKGSSFARRGMMLPPYDTRETLAALKEAVFRFDPRMVVALGDSFHDVGGPDRLGEEERAVLAQVQSGRDWVWITGNHDHALPASIGGRVAAELALGALTLRHEPLAGAEAEVAGHLHPVGKVVMRGRATRRRCFLTDGSRCIMPALGAYAGGLNACDAAFKPLFPNGFTAHLIGTERIFAIARAMLCRD, encoded by the coding sequence ATGGCGGCGGTCCTGGACCTGACCGGGGCTCTCTACCTGCCCGACGAAGATGCGCTCCTGGTGGCGGACCTGCATTTCGAGAAGGGCTCCTCCTTCGCGCGGCGCGGCATGATGCTCCCGCCCTACGACACCCGCGAGACCCTGGCGGCCCTCAAGGAGGCCGTGTTCCGCTTCGATCCGCGAATGGTGGTGGCTCTGGGCGACAGCTTCCACGATGTGGGCGGACCCGACCGGCTCGGCGAGGAGGAGCGTGCCGTTCTCGCGCAGGTCCAGAGCGGCCGGGACTGGGTCTGGATCACGGGCAACCACGATCATGCGCTGCCGGCGAGCATCGGCGGGCGGGTCGCGGCCGAGCTGGCCCTGGGGGCGCTCACCCTCCGCCATGAGCCGCTGGCGGGCGCCGAGGCCGAGGTCGCCGGCCATCTCCACCCGGTCGGCAAGGTGGTAATGCGCGGGCGCGCCACGCGCCGGCGCTGCTTTCTCACCGACGGGTCGCGCTGCATCATGCCGGCGCTCGGGGCCTATGCGGGCGGCCTGAACGCCTGCGACGCGGCCTTCAAGCCGTTGTTTCCGAATGGATTTACAGCGCACCTCATCGGAACGGAGCGGATCTTCGCCATCGCCCGCGCCATGCTGTGCCGGGATTGA
- a CDS encoding response regulator transcription factor, translated as MQGQNTTIIIADDHPLFRGALRQAIGSVMPKARVIEANGMDELNTVLGHERDIDLILLDLTMPGVQGFSGLLSLRAQHPELPVVIVSATEEATVIRRAMEFGASGFIPKSIDIDSIGGAIGAVLAGDVWTPPDVDLSAAEDKETADLVRRLSTLTPQQVRVLTMLSEGLLNKQIAYELSVSEATVKAHVSAILDKLGVDSRTQAVIAASKIGVTQRPSPASAD; from the coding sequence GTGCAGGGTCAAAACACCACGATCATCATTGCCGACGACCACCCGCTCTTCCGGGGCGCGTTGCGGCAGGCGATCGGCTCCGTCATGCCGAAGGCGCGGGTCATCGAGGCCAACGGCATGGACGAGCTGAACACCGTGCTGGGGCACGAGCGGGATATCGACCTGATCCTCCTCGACCTGACCATGCCGGGTGTCCAGGGCTTTTCCGGGCTCCTCTCGCTCCGGGCCCAGCATCCGGAGCTTCCCGTGGTGATCGTCTCGGCCACCGAGGAGGCGACCGTCATCCGCCGCGCCATGGAATTCGGCGCCTCGGGCTTCATCCCGAAATCCATCGATATCGACAGCATCGGCGGCGCCATCGGAGCGGTGCTGGCCGGCGACGTCTGGACCCCGCCGGACGTGGACCTCTCGGCCGCCGAGGACAAGGAGACGGCCGATCTGGTGCGCCGCCTCTCCACCCTCACGCCGCAGCAGGTCCGGGTGCTGACCATGCTCTCCGAGGGGCTCCTCAACAAGCAGATCGCCTACGAACTCTCGGTCTCGGAAGCGACCGTGAAGGCCCATGTCTCGGCCATCCTCGACAAGCTCGGCGTCGACAGCCGCACCCAGGCGGTGATCGCCGCCTCGAAGATCGGCGTCACCCAGCGCCCCTCCCCGGCCAGCGCCGACTAG
- a CDS encoding secondary thiamine-phosphate synthase enzyme YjbQ: MLSVETLTEGSVTQQALGRLVVETRGQGFTELTEPAARWVFGTGILHGLLTVFCRHTSASLLIQENADPDVREDLLTALDRLAPRDGSYVHATEGPDDMPAHIRTMLSASSLTIPVTEGQMALGTWQGLFLAEHRDRPHRRDILFHLIGA, from the coding sequence ATGCTGTCGGTCGAAACCCTCACGGAGGGCAGTGTGACGCAACAGGCCCTGGGGCGCCTGGTGGTCGAGACCCGAGGCCAGGGCTTCACGGAGCTGACGGAGCCGGCGGCCCGGTGGGTCTTCGGGACCGGGATCCTGCACGGGCTCCTCACGGTCTTTTGCCGCCACACCTCGGCCTCGCTCCTCATCCAGGAGAATGCCGACCCGGACGTGCGCGAGGATCTGCTCACCGCCCTTGACCGGCTGGCCCCGCGCGACGGCTCCTATGTCCATGCCACGGAAGGCCCGGACGACATGCCGGCGCATATCCGGACCATGCTCAGCGCCTCCAGCCTGACCATCCCGGTCACGGAGGGCCAGATGGCCCTCGGGACCTGGCAGGGCCTTTTCCTGGCGGAGCACCGCGACCGGCCGCACCGGCGCGATATCCTGTTTCACCTGATCGGTGCCTGA